A genomic segment from Saprospiraceae bacterium encodes:
- a CDS encoding T9SS type A sorting domain-containing protein, with amino-acid sequence MKKVSLLMSLCCGLLFPTITFAQSVLAADGGSSRRSGITIDWTLGELATATVPTPGGMITEGFQQPHLSVAIVPAPPPIVAAGSKPVDYNISLAPNPVQHLLQVKMQHTEAIPMTLRLVHPNGQLLLQQAVNSLSSFEIDFSAYPSGLYLIQFLETKGRLIETYKVTKF; translated from the coding sequence ATGAAGAAAGTATCCCTATTGATGTCTTTGTGCTGCGGGCTGCTCTTTCCTACCATAACCTTCGCCCAGAGCGTTTTGGCGGCGGATGGGGGAAGTAGCCGGCGCAGTGGAATCACCATCGATTGGACCCTCGGAGAACTGGCCACGGCTACAGTGCCTACGCCTGGGGGCATGATCACAGAAGGATTTCAGCAGCCCCATCTCAGTGTAGCCATCGTACCGGCACCACCGCCAATAGTAGCCGCTGGCTCCAAGCCTGTCGATTACAACATTTCCCTGGCCCCTAATCCGGTCCAACACCTACTACAAGTAAAAATGCAACACACTGAGGCCATCCCAATGACCCTCCGCCTTGTCCACCCAAATGGACAACTACTGCTACAACAAGCAGTCAATTCGCTTTCGTCTTTCGAAATCGACTTTTCTGCCTATCCAAGCGGCTTATACCTCATCCAATTTTTAGAAACCAAAGGTCGTTTGATTGAGACTTATAAAGTGACAAAATTTTAA